The following coding sequences lie in one Miscanthus floridulus cultivar M001 chromosome 9, ASM1932011v1, whole genome shotgun sequence genomic window:
- the LOC136480597 gene encoding disease resistance protein RGA5-like — MEVVTGALPRLLPKLTDLLVSGYKLQKSVKSGLMFLQVELESMQGAIEKISEMPPEQLDKQDKIWARDVRELSYDIEDCIDALMVRRKDHGPIGAHGFRMSIHRCCDFLAQLKIRHNIAAEIRSIKRCVIEVCERRHRYRIDDSVVAKPIRVSVDPRLWAQYKEATELVGIEAARDDLIKILMEGDDDVFMLCGKTVSIVGFGGLGKTTLAKAVYEKIGAQFDCRAFVSISQTPDMVKLFRSLLYELSIGINDEKMNEKWLINKLHEFLQEKRYFIVFDDIWDISVWKVIKCALPDSNGHKIIITTRNFDVAKQIGGSYKMKPLSTDDSKKLLYNTIFGSEEKDNNDNKQYLAEELAEVSHTMLKKCAGVPLAIISIASLLRSKGRSKTEWCNVCNSIGTGLEDSLDVKNMRKILSFSYYDLPYHLRTCLLYLSVFPEDYKISKDRLIKMWIAEGFIRCEKQKKRGLFELGESYFHELINRSMIQPVYTKYSTVIEQCCLHDMVLDLIRSLSSEENFIDILNDVDLKSPLHKARRLCAQYGKVDLATTQATRSLHQVRSLVFVHSTLGKMPSLGKFRVLRVLDLPGCDLSQECSLKYLGKLRQLRYLGLRCTRIAELPKAIKNLVFLQTLDVSANHNLRRLPTEVVKLRNLTSLHFDRWTEVPERIGKLTSLEQLSRFGINDSGNNIKELGRLTELRELCIVCHTQWNDCLEKSLVECLSKLQKIQTLSFQISDGRGNLNAWVAPRHLCKLDLTGCWFSNLPAWMNHKFLLDVAFLCISVRKLQQEDLEILGTLPALHYLNLKVDHGNLIIHRGFFIGAYSFPCLVQCLLREFGGPVVFKQGAMPRLTSLELTFPMCTSREIIDMGLGNLSTLQNIAICFNNVNTSKIHAEDTLMHVTEIHPNRPTIEINYQRQCRWTS, encoded by the exons ATGGAGGTGGTGACTGGGGCACTACCACGTCTCCTCCCCAAGCTCACTGATCTGCTCGTCAGTGGATACAAATTGCAAAAGAGTGTGAAGAGTGGGCTCATGTTCCTCCAAGTTGAGCTCGAGAGCATGCAGGGCGCCATTGAGAAGATCTCGGAGATGCCACCAGAGCAACTTGACAAACAAGACAAGATTTGGGCTAGAGATGTGAGAGAGCTGTCCTACGACATTGAGGACTGTATAGATGCACTGATGGTACGTAGGAAGGACCATGGACCAATTGGAGCACATGGTTTCAGGATGTCCATCCACAGGTGCTGTGATTTTTTAGCACAATTAAAGATTCGTCATAACATTGCTGCTGAAATCAGGAGCATCAAGAGGTGTGTAATCGAGGTGTGCGAACGGCGTCATAGGTACAGAATTGACGACAGTGTTGTAGCTAAGCCTATAAGAGTCTCTGTTGATCCTCGTTTATGGGCTCAATACAAGGAGGCGACAGAGCTTGTTGGCATAGAGGCGGCTAGAGATGACCTAATCAAGATTCTGATGGAAGGGGATGATGATGTATTCATGCTGTGTGGCAAGACAGTTTCCATAGTTGGCTTCGGGGGGCTGGGGAAGACAACTCTTGCTAAAGCAGTATATGAAAAGATTGGTGCACAATTTGATTGCCGGGCTTTTGTTTCCATCTCTCAAACTCCTGACATGGTGAAACTATTTCGGAGCCTGCTCTATGAACTTAgcatcggaatcaatgatgaaaaaATGAATGAGAAGTGGCTTATTAATAAACTTCATGAATTCCTTCAAGAGAAGAG GTATTTCATTGTTTTTGATGATATATGGGATATCTCAGTTTGGAAAGTTATTAAATGTGCTTTGCCTGATAGTAATGGACACAAAATAATCATAACTACTCGCAATTTCGATGTTGCCAAACAAATTGGCGGATCTTACAAGATGAAACCGCTTTCTACTGATGATTCCAAAAAATTATTGTACAATACAATATTTGGCAGtgaagaaaaagacaacaatgaTAACAAACAATACCTGGCCGAGGAGCTGGCCGAAGTATCACACACAATGCTAAAGAAATGTGCCGGTGTACCATTAGCTATTATTTCAATAGCTAGTCTGCTACGTAGTAAAGGAAGGAGTAAAACGGAGTGGTGTAACGTGTGCAACTCCATTGGTACAGGACTCGAGGATAGCCTCGATGTGAAGAATATGAGAAAGATTTTGTCATTTAGCTATTATGATCTGCCATACCATCTAAGGACATGTTTATTATATTTAAGTGTGTTTCCAGAGGACTATAAAATTAGCAAAGACCGTCTGATAAAAATGTGGATAGCTGAAGGTTTTATCCGATGTGAGAAACAAAAGAAGCGAGGCCTCTTTGAACTTGGAGAGAGTTACTTCCACGAGCTCATAAACAGAAGTATGATTCAACCTGTGTACACCAAGTACTCTACGGTGATTGAACAATGTTGCCTACATGATATGGTGCTTGACCTGATCCGTTCCTTGTCAAGCGAAGAAAATTTTATTGATATATTGAATGATGTGGATCTCAAATCTCCATTACATAAGGCTCGGAGGTTATGCGCTCAGTATGGCAAGGTGGATCTTGCTACAACTCAGGCTACTAGGAGCTTGCATCAAGTAAGGTCACTTGTTTTCGTTCACTCTACTCTTGGCAAGATGCCATCCCTTGGGAAATTCAGAGTTTTACGTGTACTGGATCTACCAGGTTGTGACCTTTCACAAGAGTGCAGCCTTAAGTACCTTGGGAAATTACGGCAATTGAGGTACCTGGGACTAAGATGTACACGCATTGCTGAGCTCCCCAAAGCAATAAAGAACCTTGTATTTCTACAAACATTGGATGTTTCTGCCAATCACAATCTTCGTAGATTGCCAACCGAGGTTGTTAAGCTAAGGAATTTGACATCCTTACACTTCGACAGGTGGACAGAAGTGCCAGAAAGGATTGGGAAACTAACATCCCTTGAACAGCTTTCAAGGTTTGGCATCAACGACTCTGGAAACAATATTAAAGAGCTGGGCCGTTTAACTGAACTAAGGGAGCTGTGTATTGTCTGTCATACACAATGGAACGACTGCTTGGAGAAATCTCTGGTGGAGTGCCTGAGCAAGCTGCAAAAAATACAGACTCTGTCCTTTCAGATATCAGACGGTAGAGGCAACTTAAATGCCTGGGTTGCACCTCGACATCTCTGTAAATTGGACCTAACTGGTTGCTGGTTTTCTAATCTGCCGGCTTGGATGAATCACAAGTTTCTTCTAGATGTTGCCTTCCTATGCATCAGTGTGAGAAAATTGCAGCAGGAAGATCTCGAAATCCTGGGGACGTTACCGGCTCTCCACTATCTGAATCTGAAAGTGGACCATGGTAATCTCATAATCCATCGGGGATTTTTCATTGGTGCTTATTCATTCCCATGCCTTGTACAGTGTTTGTTGCGGGAATTTGGAGGGCCTGTGGTGTTCAAGCAAGGAGCTATGCCACGGCTCACAAGTCTTGAGCTCACCTTCCCCATGTGCACGTCTAGAGAAATCATTGATATGGGCCTGGGGAACCTGTCAACACTTCAGAACATTGCTATTTGCTTCAACAATGTTAACACTAGCAAGATTCATGCAGAGGATACGCTAATGCATGTGACTGAAATCCATCCCAATCGTCCCACCATCGAGATCAACTACCAACGGCAATGCAGGTGGACAAGCTAG